Proteins co-encoded in one Erinaceus europaeus chromosome X, mEriEur2.1, whole genome shotgun sequence genomic window:
- the ARMCX5 gene encoding armadillo repeat-containing X-linked protein 5 isoform X8, giving the protein MASVNKTKGVAEAKATPLAEPGAASQTKSKKTLSKGSAVTKCKVKSDGGNKINNKSTTKNTEKANTGSKPQKRGETNVKFKTGDKDDILIVPSDEDEEYVCSWFWTGEEPSVGSWFWPEEENPYQIYIPLPKIEDKPAEPELAIKQKAAAWFRARYCVLVPLEGLEPPEGNWTLVETLIETPLGIRPLTKIPPYKGPYLQTLAEIKNQIRYRENYGPNPKTCRCKSRTFSLEPEEFDKLVALLKLTRDPFIHEIARMIMGISPAYPFTQDIVHDVGITVMIENLINNPDAGEYRRVLNIAKANSESLEEPEAGKSHTLQVCKNVFSSPLNSPVQLDALKLLEQLSVDYEEHQIVASYIPDFLILLKKGSVKTKFHVLKIFFRLSKNQANTRELISAKVLSSLIAPFNKNESKTNVLSIIEIFENINFHFKKKAKLFTKEEFTKSELISIFKEAKEFGQKLQDIAEHNDPEACFKSGYFFKERKEEAGTTFWSVDEVGAKRGNTGDSYTIAHDRRNCCLLYGSLNQRKKGILYHRVQAWVVAYLVEDTYYDAQEV; this is encoded by the exons ATGGCATCTGTGAATAAGACCAAAGGTGTAGCTGAGGCTAAGGCAACCCCCTTAGCAGAACCTGGTGCAGCATCTCAGACCAAGTCAAAGAAAACACTATCCAAGGGCAGTGCTGTGACTAAATGCAAAGTTAAGAGTGATggtgggaataaaataaataacaaatctaCTACCAAAAATACTGAAAAAGCAAATACTGGGTCTAAGCcccagaaaaggggagagactaATGTTAAGTTCAAGACTGGAGACAAAGATGATATTCTGATAGTCCCCTCTGATGAAGATGAAGAATATGTCTGCTCTTGGTTCTGGACAGGAGAAGAGCCTAGtgtaggatcctggttctggcctgAAGAAGAGAACCCTTATCAAATTTATATTCCTCTACCTAAGATTGAGGATAAACCTGCAGAACCTGAACTTGCTATAAAGCAAAAAGCAGCAGCATGGTTCAGGGCCAGGTATTGTGTCCTAGTCCCATTAGAGGGACTAGAGCCTCCAGAAGGGAACTGGACTCTGGTAGAAACCCTGATTGAAACACCTCTGGGGATTCGACCTCTGACTAAGATCCCACCCTATAAGGGACCTTACTTGCAGACCTTAGCTGAGATTAAAAATCAGATTAGGTACAGAGAAAACTATGGGCCTAATCCAAAAACCTGCCGCTGTAAATCACGTACCTTTAGCTTAGAACCCGAAGAGTTTGATAAACTTGTTGCCCTACTTAAATTAACTAGGGATCCTTTCATTCATGAAATAGCCAGGATGATCATGGGTATTAGTCCTGCTTATCCATTTACCCAAGATATTGTTCATGATGTGGGCATTACTGTTATGATCGAAAACTTGATCAACAATCCTGATGCTGGAGAGTACCGGCGAGTTTTAAATATAGCGAAGGCGAATTCTGAGTCTTTGGAAGAACCAGAAGCAGGAAAGTCACACACACTTCAAGTCTGCAAGAATGTATTTTCTTCTCCTTTGAACTCCCCTGTGCAACTTGATGCACTGAAGTTATTAGAGCAATTGAGTGTGGATTATGAGGAGCACCAGATAGTTGCCAGTTACATTCCAGATTTCCTCATTTTGTTAAAGAAGGGTAGTGTTAAAACCAAGtttcatgttttaaaaatattttttcgcTTGTCCAAAAATCAGGCCAATACAAGAGAACTGATTAGTGCCAAAGTACTGTCCTCACTGATTGCACCTTTTAACAAAAATGAGTCAAAGACCAATGTTCTTAGTATTATTGAAATATTTGAAAACATAAATTTCCATTTCAAAAAGAAGGCTAAGCTGTTTACCAAGGAAGAGTTCACTAAATCTGAACTTATTTCTATATTCAAGGAAGCAAAAGAGTTTGGTCAGAAACTCCAAGACATAGCAGAGCACAATGATCCTGAG GCCTGCTTTAAGAGTGGTTATTTCttcaaggaaagaaaggaagaggctgGCACGACGTTTTGGAGTGTCGACGAGGTTGGTGCGAAGAGGGGTAATACAGGGGACAGCTACACAATAGCTCATGACAG GAGGAACTGCTGTCTGCTGTACGGATCATTGAATCAAAGGAAAAAGGGGATATTGTACCACAGAGTTCAG
- the ARMCX5 gene encoding armadillo repeat-containing X-linked protein 5 isoform X11, with product MASVNKTKGVAEAKATPLAEPGAASQTKSKKTLSKGSAVTKCKVKSDGGNKINNKSTTKNTEKANTGSKPQKRGETNVKFKTGDKDDILIVPSDEDEEYVCSWFWTGEEPSVGSWFWPEEENPYQIYIPLPKIEDKPAEPELAIKQKAAAWFRARYCVLVPLEGLEPPEGNWTLVETLIETPLGIRPLTKIPPYKGPYLQTLAEIKNQIRYRENYGPNPKTCRCKSRTFSLEPEEFDKLVALLKLTRDPFIHEIARMIMGISPAYPFTQDIVHDVGITVMIENLINNPDAGEYRRVLNIAKANSESLEEPEAGKSHTLQVCKNVFSSPLNSPVQLDALKLLEQLSVDYEEHQIVASYIPDFLILLKKGSVKTKFHVLKIFFRLSKNQANTRELISAKVLSSLIAPFNKNESKTNVLSIIEIFENINFHFKKKAKLFTKEEFTKSELISIFKEAKEFGQKLQDIAEHNDPEACFKSGYFFKERKEEAGTTFWSVDEEELLSAVRIIESKEKGDIVPQSSGLGGGIPG from the exons ATGGCATCTGTGAATAAGACCAAAGGTGTAGCTGAGGCTAAGGCAACCCCCTTAGCAGAACCTGGTGCAGCATCTCAGACCAAGTCAAAGAAAACACTATCCAAGGGCAGTGCTGTGACTAAATGCAAAGTTAAGAGTGATggtgggaataaaataaataacaaatctaCTACCAAAAATACTGAAAAAGCAAATACTGGGTCTAAGCcccagaaaaggggagagactaATGTTAAGTTCAAGACTGGAGACAAAGATGATATTCTGATAGTCCCCTCTGATGAAGATGAAGAATATGTCTGCTCTTGGTTCTGGACAGGAGAAGAGCCTAGtgtaggatcctggttctggcctgAAGAAGAGAACCCTTATCAAATTTATATTCCTCTACCTAAGATTGAGGATAAACCTGCAGAACCTGAACTTGCTATAAAGCAAAAAGCAGCAGCATGGTTCAGGGCCAGGTATTGTGTCCTAGTCCCATTAGAGGGACTAGAGCCTCCAGAAGGGAACTGGACTCTGGTAGAAACCCTGATTGAAACACCTCTGGGGATTCGACCTCTGACTAAGATCCCACCCTATAAGGGACCTTACTTGCAGACCTTAGCTGAGATTAAAAATCAGATTAGGTACAGAGAAAACTATGGGCCTAATCCAAAAACCTGCCGCTGTAAATCACGTACCTTTAGCTTAGAACCCGAAGAGTTTGATAAACTTGTTGCCCTACTTAAATTAACTAGGGATCCTTTCATTCATGAAATAGCCAGGATGATCATGGGTATTAGTCCTGCTTATCCATTTACCCAAGATATTGTTCATGATGTGGGCATTACTGTTATGATCGAAAACTTGATCAACAATCCTGATGCTGGAGAGTACCGGCGAGTTTTAAATATAGCGAAGGCGAATTCTGAGTCTTTGGAAGAACCAGAAGCAGGAAAGTCACACACACTTCAAGTCTGCAAGAATGTATTTTCTTCTCCTTTGAACTCCCCTGTGCAACTTGATGCACTGAAGTTATTAGAGCAATTGAGTGTGGATTATGAGGAGCACCAGATAGTTGCCAGTTACATTCCAGATTTCCTCATTTTGTTAAAGAAGGGTAGTGTTAAAACCAAGtttcatgttttaaaaatattttttcgcTTGTCCAAAAATCAGGCCAATACAAGAGAACTGATTAGTGCCAAAGTACTGTCCTCACTGATTGCACCTTTTAACAAAAATGAGTCAAAGACCAATGTTCTTAGTATTATTGAAATATTTGAAAACATAAATTTCCATTTCAAAAAGAAGGCTAAGCTGTTTACCAAGGAAGAGTTCACTAAATCTGAACTTATTTCTATATTCAAGGAAGCAAAAGAGTTTGGTCAGAAACTCCAAGACATAGCAGAGCACAATGATCCTGAG GCCTGCTTTAAGAGTGGTTATTTCttcaaggaaagaaaggaagaggctgGCACGACGTTTTGGAGTGTCGACGAG GAGGAACTGCTGTCTGCTGTACGGATCATTGAATCAAAGGAAAAAGGGGATATTGTACCACAGAGTTCAG
- the ARMCX5 gene encoding armadillo repeat-containing X-linked protein 5 isoform X6, producing MASVNKTKGVAEAKATPLAEPGAASQTKSKKTLSKGSAVTKCKVKSDGGNKINNKSTTKNTEKANTGSKPQKRGETNVKFKTGDKDDILIVPSDEDEEYVCSWFWTGEEPSVGSWFWPEEENPYQIYIPLPKIEDKPAEPELAIKQKAAAWFRARYCVLVPLEGLEPPEGNWTLVETLIETPLGIRPLTKIPPYKGPYLQTLAEIKNQIRYRENYGPNPKTCRCKSRTFSLEPEEFDKLVALLKLTRDPFIHEIARMIMGISPAYPFTQDIVHDVGITVMIENLINNPDAGEYRRVLNIAKANSESLEEPEAGKSHTLQVCKNVFSSPLNSPVQLDALKLLEQLSVDYEEHQIVASYIPDFLILLKKGSVKTKFHVLKIFFRLSKNQANTRELISAKVLSSLIAPFNKNESKTNVLSIIEIFENINFHFKKKAKLFTKEEFTKSELISIFKEAKEFGQKLQDIAEHNDPEACFKSGYFFKERKEEAGTTFWSVDEEELLSAVRIIESKEKGDIVPQSSGLLLWFGAWMLNSLILVACFKAGHFFKERKEEETGTNLWSVKRRTCCLL from the exons ATGGCATCTGTGAATAAGACCAAAGGTGTAGCTGAGGCTAAGGCAACCCCCTTAGCAGAACCTGGTGCAGCATCTCAGACCAAGTCAAAGAAAACACTATCCAAGGGCAGTGCTGTGACTAAATGCAAAGTTAAGAGTGATggtgggaataaaataaataacaaatctaCTACCAAAAATACTGAAAAAGCAAATACTGGGTCTAAGCcccagaaaaggggagagactaATGTTAAGTTCAAGACTGGAGACAAAGATGATATTCTGATAGTCCCCTCTGATGAAGATGAAGAATATGTCTGCTCTTGGTTCTGGACAGGAGAAGAGCCTAGtgtaggatcctggttctggcctgAAGAAGAGAACCCTTATCAAATTTATATTCCTCTACCTAAGATTGAGGATAAACCTGCAGAACCTGAACTTGCTATAAAGCAAAAAGCAGCAGCATGGTTCAGGGCCAGGTATTGTGTCCTAGTCCCATTAGAGGGACTAGAGCCTCCAGAAGGGAACTGGACTCTGGTAGAAACCCTGATTGAAACACCTCTGGGGATTCGACCTCTGACTAAGATCCCACCCTATAAGGGACCTTACTTGCAGACCTTAGCTGAGATTAAAAATCAGATTAGGTACAGAGAAAACTATGGGCCTAATCCAAAAACCTGCCGCTGTAAATCACGTACCTTTAGCTTAGAACCCGAAGAGTTTGATAAACTTGTTGCCCTACTTAAATTAACTAGGGATCCTTTCATTCATGAAATAGCCAGGATGATCATGGGTATTAGTCCTGCTTATCCATTTACCCAAGATATTGTTCATGATGTGGGCATTACTGTTATGATCGAAAACTTGATCAACAATCCTGATGCTGGAGAGTACCGGCGAGTTTTAAATATAGCGAAGGCGAATTCTGAGTCTTTGGAAGAACCAGAAGCAGGAAAGTCACACACACTTCAAGTCTGCAAGAATGTATTTTCTTCTCCTTTGAACTCCCCTGTGCAACTTGATGCACTGAAGTTATTAGAGCAATTGAGTGTGGATTATGAGGAGCACCAGATAGTTGCCAGTTACATTCCAGATTTCCTCATTTTGTTAAAGAAGGGTAGTGTTAAAACCAAGtttcatgttttaaaaatattttttcgcTTGTCCAAAAATCAGGCCAATACAAGAGAACTGATTAGTGCCAAAGTACTGTCCTCACTGATTGCACCTTTTAACAAAAATGAGTCAAAGACCAATGTTCTTAGTATTATTGAAATATTTGAAAACATAAATTTCCATTTCAAAAAGAAGGCTAAGCTGTTTACCAAGGAAGAGTTCACTAAATCTGAACTTATTTCTATATTCAAGGAAGCAAAAGAGTTTGGTCAGAAACTCCAAGACATAGCAGAGCACAATGATCCTGAG GCCTGCTTTAAGAGTGGTTATTTCttcaaggaaagaaaggaagaggctgGCACGACGTTTTGGAGTGTCGACGAG GAGGAACTGCTGTCTGCTGTACGGATCATTGAATCAAAGGAAAAAGGGGATATTGTACCACAGAGTTCAG
- the ARMCX5 gene encoding armadillo repeat-containing X-linked protein 5 isoform X13, whose protein sequence is MASVNKTKGVAEAKATPLAEPGAASQTKSKKTLSKGSAVTKCKVKSDGGNKINNKSTTKNTEKANTGSKPQKRGETNVKFKTGDKDDILIVPSDEDEEYVCSWFWTGEEPSVGSWFWPEEENPYQIYIPLPKIEDKPAEPELAIKQKAAAWFRARYCVLVPLEGLEPPEGNWTLVETLIETPLGIRPLTKIPPYKGPYLQTLAEIKNQIRYRENYGPNPKTCRCKSRTFSLEPEEFDKLVALLKLTRDPFIHEIARMIMGISPAYPFTQDIVHDVGITVMIENLINNPDAGEYRRVLNIAKANSESLEEPEAGKSHTLQVCKNVFSSPLNSPVQLDALKLLEQLSVDYEEHQIVASYIPDFLILLKKGSVKTKFHVLKIFFRLSKNQANTRELISAKVLSSLIAPFNKNESKTNVLSIIEIFENINFHFKKKAKLFTKEEFTKSELISIFKEAKEFGQKLQDIAEHNDPEACFKSGYFFKERKEEAGTTFWSVDEEELLSAVRIIESKEKGDIVPQSSGLL, encoded by the exons ATGGCATCTGTGAATAAGACCAAAGGTGTAGCTGAGGCTAAGGCAACCCCCTTAGCAGAACCTGGTGCAGCATCTCAGACCAAGTCAAAGAAAACACTATCCAAGGGCAGTGCTGTGACTAAATGCAAAGTTAAGAGTGATggtgggaataaaataaataacaaatctaCTACCAAAAATACTGAAAAAGCAAATACTGGGTCTAAGCcccagaaaaggggagagactaATGTTAAGTTCAAGACTGGAGACAAAGATGATATTCTGATAGTCCCCTCTGATGAAGATGAAGAATATGTCTGCTCTTGGTTCTGGACAGGAGAAGAGCCTAGtgtaggatcctggttctggcctgAAGAAGAGAACCCTTATCAAATTTATATTCCTCTACCTAAGATTGAGGATAAACCTGCAGAACCTGAACTTGCTATAAAGCAAAAAGCAGCAGCATGGTTCAGGGCCAGGTATTGTGTCCTAGTCCCATTAGAGGGACTAGAGCCTCCAGAAGGGAACTGGACTCTGGTAGAAACCCTGATTGAAACACCTCTGGGGATTCGACCTCTGACTAAGATCCCACCCTATAAGGGACCTTACTTGCAGACCTTAGCTGAGATTAAAAATCAGATTAGGTACAGAGAAAACTATGGGCCTAATCCAAAAACCTGCCGCTGTAAATCACGTACCTTTAGCTTAGAACCCGAAGAGTTTGATAAACTTGTTGCCCTACTTAAATTAACTAGGGATCCTTTCATTCATGAAATAGCCAGGATGATCATGGGTATTAGTCCTGCTTATCCATTTACCCAAGATATTGTTCATGATGTGGGCATTACTGTTATGATCGAAAACTTGATCAACAATCCTGATGCTGGAGAGTACCGGCGAGTTTTAAATATAGCGAAGGCGAATTCTGAGTCTTTGGAAGAACCAGAAGCAGGAAAGTCACACACACTTCAAGTCTGCAAGAATGTATTTTCTTCTCCTTTGAACTCCCCTGTGCAACTTGATGCACTGAAGTTATTAGAGCAATTGAGTGTGGATTATGAGGAGCACCAGATAGTTGCCAGTTACATTCCAGATTTCCTCATTTTGTTAAAGAAGGGTAGTGTTAAAACCAAGtttcatgttttaaaaatattttttcgcTTGTCCAAAAATCAGGCCAATACAAGAGAACTGATTAGTGCCAAAGTACTGTCCTCACTGATTGCACCTTTTAACAAAAATGAGTCAAAGACCAATGTTCTTAGTATTATTGAAATATTTGAAAACATAAATTTCCATTTCAAAAAGAAGGCTAAGCTGTTTACCAAGGAAGAGTTCACTAAATCTGAACTTATTTCTATATTCAAGGAAGCAAAAGAGTTTGGTCAGAAACTCCAAGACATAGCAGAGCACAATGATCCTGAG GCCTGCTTTAAGAGTGGTTATTTCttcaaggaaagaaaggaagaggctgGCACGACGTTTTGGAGTGTCGACGAG GAGGAACTGCTGTCTGCTGTACGGATCATTGAATCAAAGGAAAAAGGGGATATTGTACCACAGAGTTCAG
- the ARMCX5 gene encoding armadillo repeat-containing X-linked protein 5 isoform X3 translates to MASVNKTKGVAEAKATPLAEPGAASQTKSKKTLSKGSAVTKCKVKSDGGNKINNKSTTKNTEKANTGSKPQKRGETNVKFKTGDKDDILIVPSDEDEEYVCSWFWTGEEPSVGSWFWPEEENPYQIYIPLPKIEDKPAEPELAIKQKAAAWFRARYCVLVPLEGLEPPEGNWTLVETLIETPLGIRPLTKIPPYKGPYLQTLAEIKNQIRYRENYGPNPKTCRCKSRTFSLEPEEFDKLVALLKLTRDPFIHEIARMIMGISPAYPFTQDIVHDVGITVMIENLINNPDAGEYRRVLNIAKANSESLEEPEAGKSHTLQVCKNVFSSPLNSPVQLDALKLLEQLSVDYEEHQIVASYIPDFLILLKKGSVKTKFHVLKIFFRLSKNQANTRELISAKVLSSLIAPFNKNESKTNVLSIIEIFENINFHFKKKAKLFTKEEFTKSELISIFKEAKEFGQKLQDIAEHNDPEACFKSGYFFKERKEEAGTTFWSVDEVGAKRGNTGDSYTIAHDRRNCCLLYGSLNQRKKGILYHRVQEDLLSAVGINTTGSKKRGDIAPHQFSVLLSLEVL, encoded by the exons ATGGCATCTGTGAATAAGACCAAAGGTGTAGCTGAGGCTAAGGCAACCCCCTTAGCAGAACCTGGTGCAGCATCTCAGACCAAGTCAAAGAAAACACTATCCAAGGGCAGTGCTGTGACTAAATGCAAAGTTAAGAGTGATggtgggaataaaataaataacaaatctaCTACCAAAAATACTGAAAAAGCAAATACTGGGTCTAAGCcccagaaaaggggagagactaATGTTAAGTTCAAGACTGGAGACAAAGATGATATTCTGATAGTCCCCTCTGATGAAGATGAAGAATATGTCTGCTCTTGGTTCTGGACAGGAGAAGAGCCTAGtgtaggatcctggttctggcctgAAGAAGAGAACCCTTATCAAATTTATATTCCTCTACCTAAGATTGAGGATAAACCTGCAGAACCTGAACTTGCTATAAAGCAAAAAGCAGCAGCATGGTTCAGGGCCAGGTATTGTGTCCTAGTCCCATTAGAGGGACTAGAGCCTCCAGAAGGGAACTGGACTCTGGTAGAAACCCTGATTGAAACACCTCTGGGGATTCGACCTCTGACTAAGATCCCACCCTATAAGGGACCTTACTTGCAGACCTTAGCTGAGATTAAAAATCAGATTAGGTACAGAGAAAACTATGGGCCTAATCCAAAAACCTGCCGCTGTAAATCACGTACCTTTAGCTTAGAACCCGAAGAGTTTGATAAACTTGTTGCCCTACTTAAATTAACTAGGGATCCTTTCATTCATGAAATAGCCAGGATGATCATGGGTATTAGTCCTGCTTATCCATTTACCCAAGATATTGTTCATGATGTGGGCATTACTGTTATGATCGAAAACTTGATCAACAATCCTGATGCTGGAGAGTACCGGCGAGTTTTAAATATAGCGAAGGCGAATTCTGAGTCTTTGGAAGAACCAGAAGCAGGAAAGTCACACACACTTCAAGTCTGCAAGAATGTATTTTCTTCTCCTTTGAACTCCCCTGTGCAACTTGATGCACTGAAGTTATTAGAGCAATTGAGTGTGGATTATGAGGAGCACCAGATAGTTGCCAGTTACATTCCAGATTTCCTCATTTTGTTAAAGAAGGGTAGTGTTAAAACCAAGtttcatgttttaaaaatattttttcgcTTGTCCAAAAATCAGGCCAATACAAGAGAACTGATTAGTGCCAAAGTACTGTCCTCACTGATTGCACCTTTTAACAAAAATGAGTCAAAGACCAATGTTCTTAGTATTATTGAAATATTTGAAAACATAAATTTCCATTTCAAAAAGAAGGCTAAGCTGTTTACCAAGGAAGAGTTCACTAAATCTGAACTTATTTCTATATTCAAGGAAGCAAAAGAGTTTGGTCAGAAACTCCAAGACATAGCAGAGCACAATGATCCTGAG GCCTGCTTTAAGAGTGGTTATTTCttcaaggaaagaaaggaagaggctgGCACGACGTTTTGGAGTGTCGACGAGGTTGGTGCGAAGAGGGGTAATACAGGGGACAGCTACACAATAGCTCATGACAG GAGGAACTGCTGTCTGCTGTACGGATCATTGAATCAAAGGAAAAAGGGGATATTGTACCACAGAGTTCAG